One window of the Marmota flaviventris isolate mMarFla1 chromosome 2, mMarFla1.hap1, whole genome shotgun sequence genome contains the following:
- the Thbd gene encoding thrombomodulin, producing MLGVFLLSVLAPAGLGLPTPAEPLLSSSQCVEHDCFAIFPGPVTFFAAKQACERLRGHLMTVRSSVAADVISLLLSDDESVGPRIWIGLVLHQGCVDPEQLGPLRGFQWVTGDNRTSYSRWARLDRVGAPLCGQLCVTVTAVAASAPGEPVWEEQQCNQEADGFLCEFPFAASCRPVAVDPSAAVAVHVPSTYSTPFGAHGRDFQALPVGTSAVVEKLGLELMCMVPPGAIEARWGREAPGAWDCNVENGGCEHACNRSAVTPSCLCPGDAVLQADERSCAAPTVQSCNHLCEHFCVNNSEVPGSYVCMCETGYQLAADQHRCEDVDDCMMVPNLCPQRCVNTKGGFECQCYPGYELVDGECVELLDPCFAANCEYQCQPVSQTEYRCICAEGFAPNPQDTHRCQMFCNETACPADCDPNTPDSCQCPEGYILDDGFMCTDIDECDNEYCPYECRNLPGSYECICGPNSDLAVSVGTDCDATRVPSIDDKEDGSGELPISPSPDSTSSSPIAGPVHSGVLIGISIASLSLVVALLALLCHLRKKQGAAPAELQYKCGSPAKEVVLQHVRTDRTLQKL from the coding sequence ATGCTAGGGGTCTTCCTTCTGAGTGTGTTGGCCCCGGCGGGCCTGGGGCTTCCCACACCAGCGGAGCCGCTGCTCAGTAGCAGTCAGTGCGTCGAGCACGATTGTTTCGCGATTTTCCCGGGCCCCGTGACCTTCTTTGCTGCCAAACAGGCCTGCGAACGCCTACGAGGACATCTGATGACCGTGCGCTCCTCTGTGGCTGCCGATGTCATCTCCCTGCTACTGAGTGACGATGAGAGCGTCGGCCCGCGTATTTGGATCGGTTTGGTGCTCCATCAGGGCTGTGTCGACCCGGAGCAACTCGGGCCCCTACGCGGCTTCCAGTGGGTTACAGGAGACAATCGCACCAGCTATAGCAGGTGGGCGCGGCTTGACCGTGTTGGGGCGCCCCTCTGCGGCCAGCTGTGCGTCACTGTCACGGCAGTGGCAGCCTCAGCGCCTGGAGAACCGGTCTGGGAGGAGCAACAATGCAACCAGGAGGCCGACGGCTTCCTTTGTGAGTTCCCCTTTGCAGCGTCCTGCAGACCCGTGGCGGTGGACCCCAGCGCCGCTGTTGCTGTTCATGTCCCAAGCACCTACAGCACCCCGTTTGGGGCCCACGGCAGGGACTTTCAGGCACTGCCAGTGGGCACCTCCGCTGTGGTGGAGAAACTAGGCTTGGAGCTAATGTGCATGGTGCCTCCTGGAGCTATAGAGGCGCGCTGGGGTCGGGAGGCGCCCGGTGCCTGGGACTGCAACGTGGAGAATGGAGGCTGTGAGCACGCGTGCAACCGGAGCGCTGTGACGCCCAGCTGCCTCTGCCCAGGTGACGCCGTTCTGCAGGCAGACGAGCGCTCCTGCGCAGCACCCACAGTGCAGTCGTGCAACCATTTATGTGAGCACTTCTGCGTTAACAACTCCGAAGTGCCAGGCTCCTATGTGTGTATGTGCGAGACTGGCTACCAACTGGCCGCGGACCAGCACCGGTGCGAGGACGTGGACGATTGTATGATGGTCCCAAATCTGTGCCCGCAACGGTGTGTCAACACGAAGGGTGGCTTTGAGTGCCAATGCTATCCTGGCTATGAACTGGTAGACGGCGAATGCGTGGAGCTGCTGGATCCCTGTTTCGCCGCTAACTGCGAGTACCAGTGTCAGCCGGTGAGTCAAACAGAGTACCGTTGCATTTGTGCTGAGGGCTTCGCACCCAACCCCCAAGATACGCACAGGTGCCAGATGTTCTGCAATGAGACTGCATGCCCCGCAGACTGTGACCCCAACACCCCAGACAGTTGCCAGTGTCCAGAAGGCTACATCCTGGACGACGGTTTCATGTGCACTGACATAGATGAGTGCGACAATGAATATTGTCCTTATGAATGCCGCAACCTCCCGGGCAGCTATGAGTGCATCTGTGGGCCCAACTCCGATCTTGCCGTCTCGGTTGGCACAGACTGTGACGCTACCAGGGTGCCCAGCATTGACGACAAGGAAGATGGCTCTGGAGAGCTCCCAATCAGCCCGTCGCCGGACTCCACCTCAAGTTCTCCAATCGCGGGGCCTGTGCATTCGGGCGTGCTCATTGGCATATCCATTGCAAGCCTGTCTCTGGTGGTGGCGCTTTTGGCACTCCTATGCCACCTGCGCAAAAAGCAGGGTGCTGCGCCAGCAGAACTGCAGTATAAGTGCGGCTCACCTGCCAAGGAGGTGGTGCTGCAGCACGTGAGAACTGATCGGACACTGCAGAAACTCTGA